CTATTTTGACGGCGTTAACAGGGCTGCAGGCTGGCAAGCAGAGAAACAATATCAACAATGTTAAAAACGCCCGCTTGTTTAAACGCATATTATCCATTACTTGCAGCACTTGGTAGGATCTCGCACAATTACGGTCACCTTCACCGTCTGGCTGGCCTTATTGCCCTGGCCGTCATCCACGGTAACCATTATATGAAAATCACCATAGGTCCTGGGCGCCTCGTAAGTGATAGACGGCCCGCTGCCTGTGATAGTGCCGTCAGTGCAAACCCATTTATAGTTCAACGGTAAACCCTGCGGGCTGACAGCCGAACACGTGATCTTAGTATTGCCCAGCGGATAAATATTCGTATGTTCAGCTGCCAGAGACGATATCAACGGCGTGTTGGGATTTGCGGCTGCTGCTGCGACACATGCTCCGCCAAATAAAAAGGCAAGCAAAGGGAAAAGTGCAAAATAAATTACTGCGTTATGTCTCTTCAAGTGTTCTTCTCCGGTCGAATAGATGATGCAATCGTATATATGATAAATACGATAGCATGTTTTCGCAAATTGAGTTTGTTAAATCCTGATCGCTTCATGTATGCTTTATACAAATATTCACCGAGGTATAGCATGTCTGATTTTCAAAGCAAGATAGAGAAGCTTGTAAAAAGAACTACCGAAAATAACCTGTGGCGACAGCGGGAATGTATTAACCTTATACCCTCTGAATCATCACCCAGCCTTCTGGTAAAGCTCTGCGAGATATCCGATCCTGTCGGGCGGTACGCCGAGCACCGAACTATGAAAGGCAGGGAGATATATTTTTACCAGGCCACAGACTTTATCAGGGATGTTGAAGAGGAACTGCAAAAAGAGCTGCAGCAGTACTTCGGATGCACCAACATTGAGCTGCGTCCTATCAGCGGCAATATGGCCAACGAGGTGGTTTTCAAGGGAATAGTGAAATTTCTCAACCGGGAGAAGCCGGTCAGCCAGCCGCTGAGAAAAATGCGCGCTGTAATCAACAACGATTTGAACAAGGGTGGACACCTCAGCGCCCAGCCGATGGGCGCCCTGTTTAACTTCGTAGCTGACAACACGGAGACGGGCAAGGAGAACGTATACCATTTCCCGGTTCTCCAAGATAATCCCTATAGGGCTGATAC
The nucleotide sequence above comes from Dehalococcoidia bacterium. Encoded proteins:
- a CDS encoding PKD domain-containing protein, whose translation is MKRHNAVIYFALFPLLAFLFGGACVAAAAANPNTPLISSLAAEHTNIYPLGNTKITCSAVSPQGLPLNYKWVCTDGTITGSGPSITYEAPRTYGDFHIMVTVDDGQGNKASQTVKVTVIVRDPTKCCK